CAAGCGATTTAAATGTTCCAGATGGAATTGGGGTTGTATGGGCATCAAAATATTTTGGTGAAAAACTGTATGAGAGGGTTACTGGCTTTGACCTGATGATGGCGCTAATGCCAGAGCTTGAAAGACAACAAAAAAGGGTGTTTTTACTTGGTGCAAAGCCTTCAGTTGCTGAAAAGGCAAAAGAAAATCTTTTAAAGATTTTTAAAAACTTAAGTATCTGTGGTACACACCATGGCTATTTTTCACAAGAAGAAAACGAAAAGGTGATAGAGCTTATAAACTCTTCAAAGGCAGACGTAGTCTTTGTTGCTATGGGTATGAAAAGGCAAGAGGAGTGGATTTACAAAAATAAAAAGAAGCTAAATTGCAAACTCATCATGGGAGTTGGTGGAAGTTTGGATGTACTCTCAGGTGAGGTCAAAAGAGCGCCAAAGATTTTCCAAAAGCTTGGACTTGAGTGGTTTTATAGGCTTATTACCCAGCCTTGGAGATTTAAAAGAATGCTTGCATTGCCCAAGTTTATATTTGTTGTTTTGAAAACTAAACTATTTGGGGGAAGATAGATGCTAAAAAAGATTTTCAGAGTTATATACGAATATGCTGCTATAACATTTGGTTCACTTTTGGTTGCACTGTCTTTAAACCTCTTTCTTGTTCCAAACAAGATTGCAGCAGGTGGATTTTCTGGTATTGCAACCGTTGTGTATTATGTCTCTCGTTTTAAACTTCCTGTTGGTATGACAATGCTTGCTTTGAACATTCCTGCTTTTATTTGGGGCGTGAAGACAATTGGAGTAGATTTTGGAGTCAAGAGTGTGTACGGTACAATAGCCCTTTCAGTTTTGACAGACCTGACAGCTTTCTTGCCCTGTATTACATATGATAAACTACTTGCTTCAGTTTTTGGTGGAGCACTAATGGGGCTGGGACTTGCTATTGTGCTTTTGTACGAGGCAACAACTGGTGGAACTGAGATGCTTGCAAGAATAATTCATAAGTTTATCTCCTTTATCTCAGTTGGACAGATTCTTTTAGGGCTTGATGTTGCTGTAATTGCAATGGCTTCAATAGTATTTAAAAACTATGAACTTGGACTTTGGGCAGTTTTGACCCTTTTTGCATGTTCAAAAGTAATGGATGCTATCTTAGAAGGTGTCAACTTTGCAAAAGCACTTATAATAATCTCTGACAAATCAGACATAATCGCAGAGAAGATTCTAAAAGAGCTTGACAGAGGTGTGACAGGTCTTCATGGCATTGGCATGTGGACAAAGACAGAAAAAAACGTACTGCTTTGTGTTGTGAAAAGACATGAGGTAAGCCGTGTAAAGAACCTCGTCAAGAGCATTGATCAGAAAGCTTTTGTCATTTTAACAGATGTTCGTGAGGTTTTAGGTGAAGGTTTTTCTGTTTGAGTTAAAAATGATTTAATGGTATAATATAAAGAAAAAAGAAGTAAACCATCAGTTAATTGGTAAATGAGAATCCAAATTTCGTAAGGGAGGTTCAAGGTACAAGATGGACAAGGCAAAGGAGCTTGAGCTCAAAAAGATAGCAACTGAAATAAGAAAGAGCATAATTATTCAAACAGCTGAAGCTGGTTCTGGTCACCCTGGCGGTTCACTTTCTGGTGTTGAGATTTTGACATATCTTTACTTTGTTGAGATGAACATTGACCCGAAAAATCCAAAAGATCCAAAGAGAGACAGGTTTGTTCTTTCCAAAGGACATGCATCACCACTTTTGTATGCGGTTTTGGCTGAAAAGGGTTTCATAAGCAAGGAGGAGCTAAAAGGTTTTAGGCAGATTTATTCAAGTCTGCAGGGCCATCCCGATATGAAAAAGGTGCCCGGGGTGGAAATGTCAACAGGGTCATTAGGTCAGGGATTGTCTGTTGCAAATGGAATGGCACTGGCTGCAAAGCTTGACAAAAAGGATTATAGAGTATATGTTTTGCTCGGCGATGGCGAAATCCAAGAAGGACAAATTTGGGAAGCTGCAATGACAGCTGCACATTACAAACTTGACAATCTCACAGCATTTTTAGATCACAATGG
This Caldicellulosiruptor changbaiensis DNA region includes the following protein-coding sequences:
- a CDS encoding transketolase, whose translation is MDKAKELELKKIATEIRKSIIIQTAEAGSGHPGGSLSGVEILTYLYFVEMNIDPKNPKDPKRDRFVLSKGHASPLLYAVLAEKGFISKEELKGFRQIYSSLQGHPDMKKVPGVEMSTGSLGQGLSVANGMALAAKLDKKDYRVYVLLGDGEIQEGQIWEAAMTAAHYKLDNLTAFLDHNGLQIDGKITEVMSPEPVDEKFRAFGWHVIKIDGHDFNQIEKAVNEAKTIKGKPTIIIAETVKGKGVSFMENEVGWHGTAPNKEQAQKALEELQKQYEALEVQG
- a CDS encoding YitT family protein, which translates into the protein MLKKIFRVIYEYAAITFGSLLVALSLNLFLVPNKIAAGGFSGIATVVYYVSRFKLPVGMTMLALNIPAFIWGVKTIGVDFGVKSVYGTIALSVLTDLTAFLPCITYDKLLASVFGGALMGLGLAIVLLYEATTGGTEMLARIIHKFISFISVGQILLGLDVAVIAMASIVFKNYELGLWAVLTLFACSKVMDAILEGVNFAKALIIISDKSDIIAEKILKELDRGVTGLHGIGMWTKTEKNVLLCVVKRHEVSRVKNLVKSIDQKAFVILTDVREVLGEGFSV